TTGAGGGCTTCTTTTTGTTGGTCATTCAGGAGGAGGGGCGTAGTAGGGATAAAAGTTTCATTTTCAAACGGGTCGCGATCCTGTGTTTGCGGGGAGATATCGATCCAGCCGGCATCTTCTAGGGAATTGAGTGTGGAACGCCCGACAGAGAGAGTCTCCATCAGGTCGGCAAGGAAACTGCCTCCATGTGCTTGGAGATGGTGTAAAACGATTAATTGTTTATGAGATTTTTTTGGGAACCCCTTTTTAGCCTCTTCAGTCAGTGGTTTTTTTAAGGTGACAAAAAGTCTTTCCTTGTGGGCGGCATCGACCTTACGAACGGCCTCGGGCATCACACTGCGCAAGGCGGTTTCATAGGGACAACAGTAATATTCACCCATCCAGCGTGCAAGATTGAGCAGATGATGGTCGAGAAAAGGCCTTTTACCGATGACCTCTGTGATTGGTTTACATTCAGGATAATCAGGGTGAGAGAGCAGGCTTGAAACGTATCCTGTCAGGATTTGCCGTCCAAAGGGAACCCTCACTTTGCTCCCCACGAGGACAAGACCCTCCAAGGAGTCGGGAATCAGGTAATCAAATTCCCGTCCCAGATTTCTTTCGAGAACGACTTTAGCAAATTGCGCCATGAGAAGAGTAAAAGGGTAATGACTTAAATTGATGGGAGAAAGGAGAAAAAGTGAATTGGATAAATAGATAATTTATAAAAATATTGACAATATGAAGTACCTAAACCTATCATATTACTCATAATGCAAGTCATAAATATAAATAACCCATATATAAGGATACAAAACAATGAAAACTCAAAGAGAGATCGATGGGGGTTTTACCCTTGTCGAGATTATGATGGTCGTCGCGATCATCGCATTATTAATGGCAATAGCCATTCCAAACTTCGCACGGGCGAGGGAAGTAAGTAACGAAAACCGGTTTATCAATAATTTACGTGTTATTGGTGATGCCTTTGATATGTATACCGCAGATTATGGAGGGTATCCTCCTGACGGATTTCCGGCCTCGTGGAATAACCTTGATGGTATGAGGCCGTATTTGACACGGGTAAAGTGGACGGAGAATACTCCTATTGGTGGTACTTGGGATTGGGATAATAGTCAGACCTTTGGGATGGCAGGTGCTAGAGTCACAGGCATAACTGTGCATAGCCCTCCCCAAACATCAAACACTGGGCGGCAAACATTAGTGGAAATTGACAGGAAATTTGATAACGGGGATATCACAACTGGGGTATTTATCCAGAGGAACAATGGATCGGGTTATATCTACGTTCTGGCCAATGAATAATTCT
This portion of the Verrucomicrobiota bacterium genome encodes:
- a CDS encoding type II secretion system protein, which codes for MKTQREIDGGFTLVEIMMVVAIIALLMAIAIPNFARAREVSNENRFINNLRVIGDAFDMYTADYGGYPPDGFPASWNNLDGMRPYLTRVKWTENTPIGGTWDWDNSQTFGMAGARVTGITVHSPPQTSNTGRQTLVEIDRKFDNGDITTGVFIQRNNGSGYIYVLANE